Within the Desulfatibacillum aliphaticivorans DSM 15576 genome, the region GCGCTTTCCAGCGGGGCCTTATTGACTCAGGACGCCTTTGACCAACGGTTTGTTCCGGTGGACATGGAAGTAGAGGACCACCCGGAGGCCACGTACGGGCTCGGCGTTTTGATCGCGGGGCCTGAAGAGGGGCATAACGGCTCCGTGCCCGGGTACCAAACCCAATTATTCGCCGTTAACGGCGTCTATTTCGCCGTTTACACAAACTGCTACTTCCAAACCAAGGACAATGTCTCCCAAGTCATCTATGACAAAGCAAAAGAGATTTTACAGGCCTACGACGCTTTGTAAAAATCCCGTTTTGCCCTAATGCACAAAACTGTACTGCGCGGGCAGGCGGCGCCCCAGGTCGGACTCGAGCTTTTGGTTTTGGATTCCAAAACTATCGAAAATATTGGAGCCTCCGATTTCAAAAGCCTTAAGAAGACCCTGTTTCACTGAGGCGCCGTCCTCTTTTCGGCTCCCCCACCGGGTGCGCAGATTATTGACCAGATAATTCGGAAAACGCCGCCAAGGCGCCTTCATGGACTTTGCAGGCGCCGATCCGCTGTTGATGAATCTTGAATCCGTAATTACATCTTCAACCTTCTCTTGCAGCACTTCCCGCATGGATTGCTTAAAAGGCTCCAGGTTGTTCCATACGAACTCCTCAAAAAACAGGACGTGAACCTCCTGAAAATGCTCCTTAAGCAATTGATAGAGATGATGGTACATGTGCTTTTGAATCAGATCGTACCGATTTTGCGCCACAAATTCCTGAAGCGTGGGAACGGACTTTCCTTTATTCAGATTCAGGGTCCTCCTATACTGGTACATGGAGGCGATGTGGTCCAATTGATTGCGGAAAGAGACGATAATCCCGGCCTCCGGAAAGAGCGCCGCCAAATTACTGACCTGGGAAAGGGGCGCGTGGCTGATCAGGCCTTCGTCCGAAAACAGGACTTTATCCATCCCCCCCTGCTCCACCGCCCGCCGCACCAAATCTGCGCATTTGGGGTCTCCCGTGGCCGAGTAAACTTTCAGGGGGATGAACTTGTTAAAGTACAAGATGTTCGTAAAAGCGGGAAAAATAAGGTTTTGGGCGTAAGTTGTTCCGGTCCTGCCCAGGCCGACATGAAGATAGATCATTTCTTTGCCATTTGATTTGAACGGTCTGGCATATCCGCTCCGTTGCTGTCACCGGCGTTTTCAGGAAGGGGCTTTTTCGTCCATGACGGACGAGTCCGGCTTTAAGTTATGATTGACGCCACATGCGGGAGCCATAAAGCCTCTGGGACTTAAATGGAATCAATAAACTCGCCGCCCTCATTCAAGGGCGTTGGTTTCCCGTCCTGCAAGTAAAAGGTCGTTGCATTTCAGGGGCTGGTTACAAAGGGAAAAACTTCGCGGTCAGAAATTCGTGTTAATGACAGGACTTGGCAAGTACGGTAAAAACGTTAAAAAAGCAGGATGTTTAAAATAGGACTATCGCGGCGCCTAATGGCGCATGCCGCGCGCGGACGCGTTTCATTGATTCAAAGGGAAGAAAATTTGGCGTAAACGGGCGTTATTCGGCGTCCGGATCGTAAGGCTTTCCGCATTCCTTGCAATTGCCGTCCGGACCAATGACTCCAATGCAATTTCCGTCGCTGCACAGTTTGCGGTCATCCCACCCGTCATCCGAAGCATCATCCGAGTCATCTGCCGAGTCGGGAGCGTCTTCATACCCGTCTGCGGCTTCCGTTTGATCTTGCTCTACGGAATCTTCCCGCTCAACAGCTTCGTAGGAAGCCTGATCAAGACTTTCGTCATAAGGCTTGCCGCATTCCTTGCAACGGCCGTCTTCTCCGATGACGCCGATGCAACTGCCGTCAACGCAGAGCCTGCGGTTTTCCCATTCCTCATCCGTCATGTTTTTTTCTTGCCCGTTTTCTTCCATATTTAATCCCTTTTATATTTTTTTTCCTAAATATCCATGATCTCAAGAAATGTCAATATTCAAGAAAATGCGGCATTCTGCCGAAATAGGATTGGGAACCGGTGCGCGTTAAAAAAGATCAAACCGGCGCCCATAAGTAGTTTTCATTTTATATCAAACAGTTAGGTGAAAAACTATGATTTTTGCTCCAGTTCCTGAGGCCTTTCGTCTGCTGATAATCGATGACAACTCGGACATTCACAACGACTTTCGAACCATATTGACGGAAGAAGAAGAAACAAACTCCTTCCTGGACGCCATGGAAATGGAATTGTTCGGCCAGGCCCCGGCGGATTCCTGCCACAAAAACAAATACGAACTGGATTTCGCCCTTCAGGGAAAAGAAGGTCTATCCAAGGTGCAGGCGTCCCTCTTGGAGGGAAACCCTTACGCAGTGGCGTTTGTTGACATGCGTATGCCGCCGGGTTGGGACGGTCTGGAGACCATTGAGCGCATCTGGCAGGTTGATCCCCATATCCAGATAGTCATTTGTTCGGCGTATTCCGACTACTCCTGGCAGGAAATTATTGGACGCCTTGGCCGCACGGACAGCCTGTTAATCCTGAAAAAGCCTTTTGACGCGGCTGAGGTGGCCCAGCTGGCATCTGCATTGTCGGAAAAATGGAAGCTGGCCAAACAAGCCTCCCTTAAAATGGTGCAATTGGAGGGAATGGCTCAGGAAAGAACGCAGGAGCTGGCTTATGCCAATGAAGCCTTGCAGCACGAAATGAAAGAGCGTAAAAGCGCTGAAGCCGCCCTGCGCCACGCCCAGAAAATGGAAGCCATCGGAACCCTGGCCGGAGGCATCGCGCACGACTTCAACAACATCCTGTTCGGCGCCATGGGGTTTGCTGAAATCGCCCTGGGGGACGCTGAGCCGGGAACCCGCATTCATAAAAGCCTGGACCAGATTATCAACGCCCATAAAAGAGCGGCCAGGCTTGTGGATCAAATCCTGTCGTTCAGCCGCCAGATTGAACATGAGCCTCAGGTCATACACATTCACCCGGTCATCAAAGAGGCCCTAAGCCTGTTACGAAGCACCATCCCCTCGACCGTTGAAATCCGCAAGGAGATCGATGTTCGGTGCGGCGCCGTTATGGCGGATCCAACCAAAATCTATCAGGTCATCATGAACCTGTGCACCAACGCCTCCCAGGCCATGGAGGATGCTGTGGGCGTCCTGGAAGTCACGTTAAAGGAAGTTGACGTGCTTGAACATGAGGCGGCTTTCATGCAAGTCCCAGCCGGAAAATACGCCCGCCTGACGGTAAAGGACAACGGCATGGGTATGGACCAGGAGACGCAAAACCGGGTCTTTGAGCCCTATTTCACCACCAAACTGGACGGCCATGGAAACGGTTTGGGCCTTGCAACCACCTACGGCATCGTCAAATACCATAATGGGGCGATTCAGGTAGACAGCAGGCAGGGCCAAGGCACGACTTTCAGTGTTTTCTTCCCCATCGTAAAGGAGCAGGCCAGGGTCAACCTGGACGACTTGGTGGTTGCCGCGCCCGCTTCCGGCGACAAGCACATCCTGGTGGTTGACGATGAAAAGCCCATTATCCTGATGGAGGAAGCTACTCTGGTTCAGTGGGGCTACGAGGTAACGTCAACAACGGACAGCCAGGAGGCGTTACGGCTGTTTATGGAAAACCCCCATACTTACGACGCCGTTGTGACGGATCAGACCATGCCCAAATTGACCGGCATTGATCTGGCCAGGGAAATGCTCAAAGTCAGACCCGACCTTCCCATCATATTGGTGACAGGCTATTCCGCCGCCGTCACACGCCAAAAAGCCCCGGATCTGGGGCTGGCCGCTTACCTGGAAAAGCCGGTGGAGACTATGGTTTTGGCGCAAGCCGTGGATCAAGCCATATCAAGCCGAAACGCCATGCAAACCGGGGCTGCGGCCTGAAACAAGGAGCATTCCAGGGAGGGTCCTTGGGCGGCCGGACGGTTATAACTGCCATAGCGTCCATGGCGCAGCCTGCTAAAAAATGAACGTATATATTTGATTTTTGAGGGAAAGCCGGGCTTAGATCCTGTCACAGGGAATGTTCGCCAACAGTTCTTCTATGTCGTCGTCCATAAGCTCGCTAAGTTGTTCAAGATTGTATTGGGATTTGCAGGACCTGCAAAAAAACCGAACCTCGCGTCAAGATCGGTTGAGGTATAAACGCCCTTGGCACTCAGGGCATTTCATGCGATTTCCTGCAGGATTTCTAATGGAGCTTCGCAAAGCGAAAATGGATTTAGACATTCCTTGAACCGTCCATAAAAAAAAGGCGGGAATCCCCGCCCTGATTCCAACTAAGATCAATTGAACAAACAACCGCAACAGTCCTGACCAACATGCCTGAGAATGGCCGGGATGTCAACAAATCCCGGACGCTAATTTTTAGGGCGCCAACTCCAAAAATTCCAGGATCTCCCCGGGAGCAATGCTGTCCAGGCATTTCCCGTCCCGGCAGTTTTTTTCCTTGGTTTCAAAGCAAGGAGCGCTTTCGCACTCCCCCCTGAAAACCTGAACCCGGGGGCCAACGGGCCGCCATCGAACCGGGTCCGAGGGGCCGAACAAGGCTGCGGTGGGCATGCCCAGCATGGCTGCAACGTGGGTGGCTCCCGAATCATTGCCCGCATAAGCCCTGGACGCCGTCAAGAGGTCCTTGAACTCCAGCAAAGATTGGGGCCGGAGAACTTCCGGATTGCTTGTCCAGGCCTCAAGCCCCCGCTCCAAGCCGTGGTCGTCCGGGCCTAAGACCAGTTTACCTGGAATTCCTTTTTCCTTCAGCGCGTCAAAAAGACTCCCAAAGGATTTCAAAGGCCAATTTTTTCGAGAACTGCCAGATCCCGGATGCAAAAGGACCGGCGCATCGGCCGGCCTTTTGGTTCTGGCGTATAAATCAAAAGCATGGAGCCTATGGGAATAGCTGGTTCCTGCTTTGGGATCAACCAATCCGGCTTTTTGCAAGCGCTCCACCATGCGGTCGAGGACGTGAACCCGCTCGCCGGGTTGGGGCCGGGGCGGAACGGAATACGCTTTGTTTGAGAGGGATTGGACGGCGCTGAAAAGGTCCTGGGAAAAGGAAAAGACGAGCACCCTGTCGCGGGCTTGAATCTGCTCCCTCACCCAAGGGGAGGGAGCGGGTCCGTATAACGAAGCAATTTCGGGCGACTGCACGGGAAAGGCGGCTTGGGCCAGGCCCAGTTCCTTGGCCAGCGCCCCCAGGCCGGGAGCGCAAAACAGGGTCAGCGAGCATCCGGTATGCTCAACAACGGCCTGCAGCCCCCACAGGGCCATGACGCCGTCTCCCAAAGCTCCCTGGATAATGGCGAGAACGTTCATTATGCAGCGCCGCCGAGGCGGGGATTATATCCCCATCTCCTCAAGGATGCCGGTCATGAGCTTGCCTGCTCCGCCGAACAGGGAGTAGTCCGCCACCCTGCCGGTGAGCATGGTGCGCTCCATGTTCATTTCAATGACGGTGGCGCCGCCCAGTTTGGCGATGCGGGCCATGCTGGCCGCCGGCTCCACTATGGCCGAGGTGCCCACAACCATCATCACGTCGCATTGCTCGGCCAGTTCCTTGGAGCGCCACAGGGC harbors:
- a CDS encoding response regulator, with the protein product MIFAPVPEAFRLLIIDDNSDIHNDFRTILTEEEETNSFLDAMEMELFGQAPADSCHKNKYELDFALQGKEGLSKVQASLLEGNPYAVAFVDMRMPPGWDGLETIERIWQVDPHIQIVICSAYSDYSWQEIIGRLGRTDSLLILKKPFDAAEVAQLASALSEKWKLAKQASLKMVQLEGMAQERTQELAYANEALQHEMKERKSAEAALRHAQKMEAIGTLAGGIAHDFNNILFGAMGFAEIALGDAEPGTRIHKSLDQIINAHKRAARLVDQILSFSRQIEHEPQVIHIHPVIKEALSLLRSTIPSTVEIRKEIDVRCGAVMADPTKIYQVIMNLCTNASQAMEDAVGVLEVTLKEVDVLEHEAAFMQVPAGKYARLTVKDNGMGMDQETQNRVFEPYFTTKLDGHGNGLGLATTYGIVKYHNGAIQVDSRQGQGTTFSVFFPIVKEQARVNLDDLVVAAPASGDKHILVVDDEKPIILMEEATLVQWGYEVTSTTDSQEALRLFMENPHTYDAVVTDQTMPKLTGIDLAREMLKVRPDLPIILVTGYSAAVTRQKAPDLGLAAYLEKPVETMVLAQAVDQAISSRNAMQTGAAA
- a CDS encoding sulfotransferase domain-containing protein; amino-acid sequence: MIYLHVGLGRTGTTYAQNLIFPAFTNILYFNKFIPLKVYSATGDPKCADLVRRAVEQGGMDKVLFSDEGLISHAPLSQVSNLAALFPEAGIIVSFRNQLDHIASMYQYRRTLNLNKGKSVPTLQEFVAQNRYDLIQKHMYHHLYQLLKEHFQEVHVLFFEEFVWNNLEPFKQSMREVLQEKVEDVITDSRFINSGSAPAKSMKAPWRRFPNYLVNNLRTRWGSRKEDGASVKQGLLKAFEIGGSNIFDSFGIQNQKLESDLGRRLPAQYSFVH
- a CDS encoding glycosyltransferase family 9 protein, yielding MNVLAIIQGALGDGVMALWGLQAVVEHTGCSLTLFCAPGLGALAKELGLAQAAFPVQSPEIASLYGPAPSPWVREQIQARDRVLVFSFSQDLFSAVQSLSNKAYSVPPRPQPGERVHVLDRMVERLQKAGLVDPKAGTSYSHRLHAFDLYARTKRPADAPVLLHPGSGSSRKNWPLKSFGSLFDALKEKGIPGKLVLGPDDHGLERGLEAWTSNPEVLRPQSLLEFKDLLTASRAYAGNDSGATHVAAMLGMPTAALFGPSDPVRWRPVGPRVQVFRGECESAPCFETKEKNCRDGKCLDSIAPGEILEFLELAP